In Tripterygium wilfordii isolate XIE 37 chromosome 15, ASM1340144v1, whole genome shotgun sequence, one DNA window encodes the following:
- the LOC120016799 gene encoding LRR receptor-like serine/threonine-protein kinase FEI 2 isoform X1: MGALVLLFSVILEATLLSFSSFALTEDGLTLLEIRSSLNDSRNILLNWKASDLSPCAWTGISCHPQDQRVSSINLPYLQLGGIISPSIGKLSRLHRIALHKNSLHGIIPNELSNCTELRALYLRANYLQGGIPPDIGNLSYLTIMDLSINSLRGAIPSSIGRLTHLHNLNLSTNFFSGEIPDFGALSNFGNKSFIGNVDLCGRQVNKPCRTSMGFPAVLPHAASDEAAVPTKRSSRYIKGLLIGAMSTLGLVLILLLVFLWICLPSKKERAAKKYTEVKKQVDQESKLYNLSYRCIFFSKLFNLPLNFCFTIGRKLITFHGDLPYPSYEIIEKLESLDEEDVVGSGGFGTVYRMVMNDCGTFAVKRIDRSREGSDQVFERELEILGSIKHINLVNLRGYCRLPSSRLLIYDYLSMGSLDDLLHEKGQEHSLSWSARLRVALGSARGLAYLHHDCYPKIIHRDIKSSNILLDESLEPRVSDFGLAKLLVDDDAHVTTVVAGTFGYLAPEYLQSGRATEKSDVYSFGVLLLELVTGKRPTDSSFVDRGLNVVGWMNTLLKENRLESVVDRRCNDVDLETVEVILEIAARCTDSNPDDRPTMNQVVQFLEQEVMSPCPSDFYEPHSDNG, encoded by the exons ATGGGTGCCTTGGTTTTGTTATTCTCTGTGATTCTAGAGGCAACCCTTTTGAGCTTTTCCTCTTTTGCTCTCACTGAAGATG gTCTGACCTTATTGGAAATCAGAAGCTCTTTAAATGATAGTAGAAACATTCTTCTAAACTGGAAAGCATCAGATTTGTCTCCTTGCGCTTGGACTGGTATTTCTTGTCATCCCCAGGATCAAAGAGTCAGTTCAAT AAACCTACCCTACTTGCAGTTAGGAGGGATAATATCTCCCAGCATCGGTAAACTCAGTAGATTACATAGAAT AGCACTTCACAAGAACAGCTTACATGGGATTATTCCTAATGAACTTTCGAATTGCACGGAACTTAGAGCCCT GTACTTGAGAGCCAATTATCTCCAAGGAGGAATTCCACCAGATATTGGAAATCTTTCTTATCTCACTATAAT GGATTTGTCAATCAACTCACTAAGGGGTGCAATTCCTTCATCCATTGGTCGGTTGACTCATTTGCACAACCT GAATTTGTCAACTAACTTCTTCTCTGGTGAAATCCCAGATTTTGGAGCTCTAAGCAATTTTGGAAACAAGTC GTTTATTGGAAATGTCGATCTCTGTGGTCGCCAAGTAAACAAGCCATGTCGAACCTCGATGGGGTTCCCTGCAGTGCTTCCACATGCAGCAAGTGATGAAGCAGCag TTCCGACAAAAAGGTCCTCTCGTTATATCAAAGGATTACTGATTGGTGCAATGTCCACATTGGGTCTTGTGCTCATCCTGCTCCTTGTATTTCTGTGGATTTGCTTGCCATCAAAGAAGGAAAGAGCAGCTAAAAAGTACACTGAAGTTAAGAAACAAGTTGATCAAGAAAGTAAGCTATATAATCTATCATACCGTTGTATATTCTTTTCTAAACTCTTTAATTTGCCACTGAACTTCTGTTTCACTATAGGCAGGAAGCTTATTACTTTCCATGGGGATCTGCCGTACCCCTCATATGAGATCATAGAAAAGTTGGAATCTCTTGATGAGGAGGATGTTGTAGGGTCAGGAGGATTTGGTACGGTGTACCGCATGGTCATGAATGATTGTGGAACTTTTGCTGTTAAAAGGATTGACCGGAGTCGTGAGGGATCCGATCAAGTATTTGAGAGAGAGCTAGAGATATTAGGCAGCATCAAGCACATAAATTTAGTCAATTTGAGAGGCTACTGCAGGCTCCCCTCATCGAGGCTTCTCATATATGATTACTTATCAATGGGAAGTTTAGATGACCTTTTGCATG aaaAAGGCCAAGAACACTCGTTAAGCTGGAGTGCTCGCCTAAGAGTAGCCCTTGGTTCTGCAAGAGGATTGGCATACTTACACCATGACTGCTATCCCAAGATAATCCACCGTGACATAAAATCTAGCAATATTCTCCTTGATGAATCTTTGGAGCCCCGTGTCTCGGACTTTGGTCTTGCCAAGCTATTGGTAGACGATGATGCCCATGTCACAACTGTGGTTGCTGGCACCTTCGGGTATTTAGCACCAG AATATCTACAAAGTGGGAGAGCTACAGAGAAGTCAGATGTATATAGCTTCGGAGTTCTCTTGCTAGAGCTCGTTACTGGAAAGAGACCTACCGATTCATCTTTCGTAGACAGGGGCTTAAATGTTGTTGGATGG ATGAATACACTATTGAAAGAGAATCGATTGGAATCTGTGGTGGATAGGAGGTGCAATGATGTGGATTTGGAAACTGTTGAAGTAATTCTAGAAATAGCAGCACGGTGCACAGATTCAAACCCCGATGATCGACCCACGATGAACCAGGTGGTGCAGTTTCTAGAGCAAGAGGTCATGTCTCCTTGTCCAAGTGACTTTTATGAGCCACATTCTGATAACGGTTAA
- the LOC120016799 gene encoding LRR receptor-like serine/threonine-protein kinase FEI 2 isoform X2, producing the protein MGALVLLFSVILEATLLSFSSFALTEDGLTLLEIRSSLNDSRNILLNWKASDLSPCAWTGISCHPQDQRVSSINLPYLQLGGIISPSIGKLSRLHRIALHKNSLHGIIPNELSNCTELRALYLRANYLQGGIPPDIGNLSYLTIMDLSINSLRGAIPSSIGRLTHLHNLNLSTNFFSGEIPDFGALSNFGNKSFIGNVDLCGRQVNKPCRTSMGFPAVLPHAASDEAAVPTKRSSRYIKGLLIGAMSTLGLVLILLLVFLWICLPSKKERAAKKYTEVKKQVDQESRKLITFHGDLPYPSYEIIEKLESLDEEDVVGSGGFGTVYRMVMNDCGTFAVKRIDRSREGSDQVFERELEILGSIKHINLVNLRGYCRLPSSRLLIYDYLSMGSLDDLLHEKGQEHSLSWSARLRVALGSARGLAYLHHDCYPKIIHRDIKSSNILLDESLEPRVSDFGLAKLLVDDDAHVTTVVAGTFGYLAPEYLQSGRATEKSDVYSFGVLLLELVTGKRPTDSSFVDRGLNVVGWMNTLLKENRLESVVDRRCNDVDLETVEVILEIAARCTDSNPDDRPTMNQVVQFLEQEVMSPCPSDFYEPHSDNG; encoded by the exons ATGGGTGCCTTGGTTTTGTTATTCTCTGTGATTCTAGAGGCAACCCTTTTGAGCTTTTCCTCTTTTGCTCTCACTGAAGATG gTCTGACCTTATTGGAAATCAGAAGCTCTTTAAATGATAGTAGAAACATTCTTCTAAACTGGAAAGCATCAGATTTGTCTCCTTGCGCTTGGACTGGTATTTCTTGTCATCCCCAGGATCAAAGAGTCAGTTCAAT AAACCTACCCTACTTGCAGTTAGGAGGGATAATATCTCCCAGCATCGGTAAACTCAGTAGATTACATAGAAT AGCACTTCACAAGAACAGCTTACATGGGATTATTCCTAATGAACTTTCGAATTGCACGGAACTTAGAGCCCT GTACTTGAGAGCCAATTATCTCCAAGGAGGAATTCCACCAGATATTGGAAATCTTTCTTATCTCACTATAAT GGATTTGTCAATCAACTCACTAAGGGGTGCAATTCCTTCATCCATTGGTCGGTTGACTCATTTGCACAACCT GAATTTGTCAACTAACTTCTTCTCTGGTGAAATCCCAGATTTTGGAGCTCTAAGCAATTTTGGAAACAAGTC GTTTATTGGAAATGTCGATCTCTGTGGTCGCCAAGTAAACAAGCCATGTCGAACCTCGATGGGGTTCCCTGCAGTGCTTCCACATGCAGCAAGTGATGAAGCAGCag TTCCGACAAAAAGGTCCTCTCGTTATATCAAAGGATTACTGATTGGTGCAATGTCCACATTGGGTCTTGTGCTCATCCTGCTCCTTGTATTTCTGTGGATTTGCTTGCCATCAAAGAAGGAAAGAGCAGCTAAAAAGTACACTGAAGTTAAGAAACAAGTTGATCAAGAAA GCAGGAAGCTTATTACTTTCCATGGGGATCTGCCGTACCCCTCATATGAGATCATAGAAAAGTTGGAATCTCTTGATGAGGAGGATGTTGTAGGGTCAGGAGGATTTGGTACGGTGTACCGCATGGTCATGAATGATTGTGGAACTTTTGCTGTTAAAAGGATTGACCGGAGTCGTGAGGGATCCGATCAAGTATTTGAGAGAGAGCTAGAGATATTAGGCAGCATCAAGCACATAAATTTAGTCAATTTGAGAGGCTACTGCAGGCTCCCCTCATCGAGGCTTCTCATATATGATTACTTATCAATGGGAAGTTTAGATGACCTTTTGCATG aaaAAGGCCAAGAACACTCGTTAAGCTGGAGTGCTCGCCTAAGAGTAGCCCTTGGTTCTGCAAGAGGATTGGCATACTTACACCATGACTGCTATCCCAAGATAATCCACCGTGACATAAAATCTAGCAATATTCTCCTTGATGAATCTTTGGAGCCCCGTGTCTCGGACTTTGGTCTTGCCAAGCTATTGGTAGACGATGATGCCCATGTCACAACTGTGGTTGCTGGCACCTTCGGGTATTTAGCACCAG AATATCTACAAAGTGGGAGAGCTACAGAGAAGTCAGATGTATATAGCTTCGGAGTTCTCTTGCTAGAGCTCGTTACTGGAAAGAGACCTACCGATTCATCTTTCGTAGACAGGGGCTTAAATGTTGTTGGATGG ATGAATACACTATTGAAAGAGAATCGATTGGAATCTGTGGTGGATAGGAGGTGCAATGATGTGGATTTGGAAACTGTTGAAGTAATTCTAGAAATAGCAGCACGGTGCACAGATTCAAACCCCGATGATCGACCCACGATGAACCAGGTGGTGCAGTTTCTAGAGCAAGAGGTCATGTCTCCTTGTCCAAGTGACTTTTATGAGCCACATTCTGATAACGGTTAA
- the LOC120016798 gene encoding ATPase 11, plasma membrane-type: MGEKGEVLEAVLKETVDLENIPIEEVFENLRCSREGLTTDAAEERLVIFGHNKLEEKKESKFLKFLGFMWNPLSWVMEAAAIMAIALANGGGKPPDWQDFVGIIVLLFINSTISFIEENNAGNAAAALMARLAPKAKVLRDGRWNEQDAAILVPGDVISIKLGDIIPADARLLEGDPLKIDQSALTGESLPVTKGPGDGVYSGSTCKQGEIEAVVIATGVHTFFGKAAHLVDSTNQVGHFQKVLTAIGNFCICSIAIGMIIEIIVMYPIQDREYRPGIDNLLVLLIGGIPIAMPTVLSVTMAIGSHRLSQQGAITKRMTAIEEMAGMDVLCSDKTGTLTLNKLTVDKNLVEVFAKGVDADTVVLMAARASRVENQDAIDTAIVGMLADPKEARAGIQEIHFLPFNPTDKRTALTYLDSDGKMHRVSKGAPEQILNLAHNKSDIERRVHAVIDKFAERGLRSLGVAYQEVPEGRKESYGGPWQFIGLMPLFDPPRHDSAETIRRALNLGVSVKMITGDQLAIGKETGRRLGMGTNMYPSSALLGQDKDESIVALPIDELIEKADGFAGVFPEHKYEIVKRLQARKHICGMTGDGVNDAPALKKADIGIAVADATDAARSASDIVLTEPGLSVIISAVLTSRAIFQRMKNYTIYAVSITIRIVLGFMLLALIWKFDFPPFMVLIIAILNDGTIMTISKDRVKPSPLPDSWKLAEIFTTGVVLGSYLAMMTVIFFWAAYKTDFFPRTFGVSTLEKTAHDDFRKLASAIYLQVSIISQALIFVTRSRSWSYVERPGLLLVAAFLVAQLIATLIAVYANWSFAAIEGIGWGWAGVIWLYNLISYIPLDILKFLIRYALSGKAWDLVIEQRIAFTRQKDFGKEQRELQWAHAQRTLHGLQPPDTKMFTERTHFTDLNQMAEEAKRRAEIARLRELHTLKGHVESMVRFKRLDIDTIQQAYTV, from the exons ATGGGGGAGAAGGGTGAAGTTTTGGAGGCAGTGTTGAAGGAGACAGTGGATTTG GAAAACATCCCAATTGAGGAAGTGTTTGAGAATCTTAGATGTTCCAGAGAAGGCCTCACCACTGATGCTGCTGAGGAGAGACTGGTCATTTTCGGCCACAATAAGCTTGAAGAGAAAAAG GAGAGTAAGTTCTTGAAGTTTTTGGGATTTATGTGGAATCCTCTGTCATGGGTTATGGAGGCTGCTGCTATCATGGCGATTGCTCTTGCTAATGGAGGA GGAAAACCGCCTGATTGGCAAGATTTTGTGGGTATTATTGTTCTGCTTTTTATCAACTCAACCATCAGCTTTATCGAAGAAAATAATGCGGGTAATGCCGCTGCTGCTCTAATGGCTCGTCTTGCCCCCAAAGCCAAG GTTCTTCGAGATGGAAGGTGGAATGAGCAAGATGCTGCCATTTTAGTTCCTGGTGATGTTATCAGTATCAAACTTGGAGATATCATACCTGCTGATGCTCGTCTTCTCGAAGGGGATCCATTGAAAATTGACCAG TCTGCACTTACTGGTGAGTCCCTTCCTGTGACAAAGGGCCCTGGAGATGGAGTGTACTCTGGTTCTACTTGCAAACAGGGAGAAATTGAGGCAGTTGTCATCGCCACTGGGGTGCATACCTTCTTTGGGAAGGCTGCTCACCTCGTTGATTCAACTAATCAAGTTGGTCACTTCCAAAAG GTCTTGACTGCGATAGGGAACTTCTGCATTTGTTCAATTGCCATAGGGATGATAATAGAGATTATAGTTATGTACCCTATTCAAGACCGGGAATACCGTCCTGGAATTGACAATCTGCTTGTGCTCCTTATTGGAGGAATTCCAATTGCTATGCCCACAGTTCTCTCAGTGACGATGGCTATTGGTTCACATCGGTTATCTCAGCAG GGGGCTATCACAAAGAGAATGACTGCAATAGAAGAGATGGCTGGCATGGATGTGCTTTGCAGTGACAAGACGGGAACTTTGACATTGAACAAACTTACTGTTGACAAAAACCTAGTTGAG GTTTTTGCAAAAGGAGTGGATGCAGATACCGTTGTTTTGATGGCGGCTCGAGCTTCTAGAGTCGAGAACCAAGATGCAATAGATACTGCTATTGTTGGGATGCTGGCTGATCCAAAGGAG GCACGTGCTGGCATTCAAGAGATACATTTCCTCCCTTTCAATCCTACTGATAAGCGAACAGCGTTGACCTACCTTGACAGCGATGGTAAAATGCATAGAGTCAGCAAAGGTGCACCGGAGCAG ATTCTAAATCTTGCCCACAATAAGTCAGACATAGAACGAAGAGTTCATGCCGTGATTGATAAGTTTGCAGAGCGAGGTCTACGGTCTCTTGGTGTAGCATATCAG GAAGTTCCAGAAGGAAGGAAAGAAAGTTATGGAGGCCCATGGCAGTTCATTGGTCTCATGCCTCTCTTTGATCCACCTCGACATGACAGTGCAGAGACAATTAGGAGGGCTTTAAATCTTGGAGTGAGCGTTAAAATGATTACAG GTGATCAATTGGCAATAGGTAAGGAAACTGGTCGCCGTTTGGGAATGGGGACCAACATGTATCCGTCATCTGCTTTACTAGGACAGGATAAGGATGAGTCTATTGTTGCTTTACCAATTGATGAACTGATTGAAAAGGCTGATGGCTTTGCTGGGGTTTTCCCTG AGCACAAATATGAGATAGTAAAGCGTTTACAGGCCAGGAAGCATATTTGTGGGATGACTGGCGATGGAGTCAATGATGCTCCTGCTCTTAAGAAAGCTGACATTGGTATAGCTGTTGCTGATGCAACTGACGCAGCTCGCAGTGCTTCTGACATTGTGCTTACTGAACCTGGCCTTAGTGTCATCATAAGTGCAGTCTTAACCAGCCGGGCAATTTTCCAGAGGATGAAAAATTACACT ATTTATGCAGTCTCCATTACAATCCGTATTGTG CTGGGTTTCATGCTGCTGGCTCTAATATGGAAGTTTGATTTTCCCCCTTTTATGGTGCTTATAATTGCCATTCTCAATGATG GCACCATTATGACCATATCCAAGGATAGGGTGAAACCATCTCCTTTGCCGGACAGCTGGAAGCTGGCAGAGATTTTTACCACTGGCGTTGTCCTAGGCAGTTACTTGGCAATGATGACAGTCATATTCTTTTGGGCAGCGTACAAAACAGACTTCTTTCCT CGGACATTTGGGGTCTCAACTCTTGAGAAAACAGCGCATGATGACTTCCGAAAGCTTGCTTCAGCAATATACCTTCAAGTGAGCATTATCAGTCAAGCCCTTATATTTGTGACACGATCTCGCAGTTGGTCTTATGTGGAGCGCCCTGGATTATTGCTTGTAGCAGCTTTTTTGGTTGCTCAGCTG ATTGCTACCCTGATTGCTGTGTATGCAAATTGGAGTTTTGCTGCAATTGAAGGCATTGGATGGGGCTGGGCTGGTGTGATCTGGCTTTACAACCTCATCTCTTACATCCCACTTGATATTCTCAAGTTCTTAATACGCTATGCTTTGAGTGGGAAGGCCTGGGATCTGGTTATTGAGCAAAGG ATTGCATTTACTAGGCAAAAGGATTTCGGTAAGGAACAACGTGAACTGCAATGGGCACATGCACAGAGAACATTGCATGGCTTGCAACCACCAGACACCAAGATGTTCACTGAGCGAACCCATTTCACTGACCTAAATCAGATGGCTGAAGAAGCCAAAAGGAGAGCTGAAATTGCAAG GTTGAGAGAACTTCATACACTAAAGGGTCATGTAGAATCAATGGTGAGGTTCAAGCGGCTCGACATCGACACAATTCAACAAGCATATACAGTATGA